From a single Lentisphaera profundi genomic region:
- a CDS encoding fumarate hydratase: MADFSYSPIFQFGKDDTQYKFLGKEGVSTVTLGDQEFLKVEPEALQKMACEAFYDVSHFLRAKHLDSLSSILRDPEASKNDKFVASQLLKNAVIAAQKVLPSCQDTGTAIIMGKKGERVLTGFDDAEALSRGVHEIYTKANLRFSQVAPLDMYTEKNTGTNLPAQIDIYSTQGDEYKFLMLAKGGGSANKTYLYQKTKALLNEKSMLEFVRTHITDLGTAACPPYHLALVIGGTSAEMNLKTVKLASSGYLDNLPTEGDITGRAFRDTKLEEQVLDISRKCGLGAQFGGKYFCHDVRVIRLPRHGASCPVGMGVSCSADRNIKGKITKEGVFIEQLEEHPETFLPDTSHNPAEKVEVIDIDLDQPMADTLAKLKDSPVMTRVNLSGTIIVARDTAHAKLQERLDAGEDLPDYFKQYPIYYAGPAKTPEGLASGSFGPTTAQRMDPYVAPFQAAGGSMIMLAKGNRTKQVREACGTYGGFYLGSIGGPAAILGRDVITKVEVQEYEELGMEAIWKIQVKDFPAFVIINNKGEDFFAGI, from the coding sequence ATGGCAGACTTTAGCTACAGTCCCATCTTCCAGTTTGGGAAAGACGATACTCAATACAAATTCCTTGGTAAAGAGGGCGTAAGCACCGTCACTTTAGGCGATCAAGAATTCCTTAAAGTAGAACCCGAAGCACTCCAAAAAATGGCTTGCGAAGCTTTCTATGACGTCAGTCATTTCCTGCGCGCAAAACACCTTGATTCCCTTTCGTCCATACTCCGTGACCCCGAAGCTTCTAAGAATGATAAATTTGTCGCGAGTCAGCTTTTAAAGAATGCCGTTATTGCTGCCCAAAAAGTCCTTCCTTCTTGCCAAGATACCGGCACAGCTATTATCATGGGCAAAAAAGGCGAACGCGTCCTCACTGGCTTTGATGATGCTGAAGCCCTCTCACGTGGCGTCCATGAGATTTACACAAAAGCGAATTTGCGCTTTTCGCAAGTCGCTCCACTCGATATGTATACAGAGAAAAATACCGGCACTAACCTTCCTGCACAAATTGATATTTACTCAACTCAGGGCGATGAATACAAATTCCTCATGCTCGCCAAGGGTGGCGGATCTGCAAACAAAACTTACCTCTACCAAAAAACAAAAGCTCTGCTCAACGAAAAGTCGATGCTCGAGTTTGTCAGAACACACATCACTGACTTAGGCACCGCCGCATGCCCTCCCTATCACTTGGCTCTCGTTATCGGCGGAACTTCTGCCGAAATGAACCTCAAGACAGTCAAACTCGCTTCATCTGGCTACCTCGATAATCTTCCGACTGAAGGTGATATCACTGGACGTGCTTTCCGCGATACTAAGCTCGAAGAACAAGTCTTAGATATCTCACGTAAATGTGGCCTCGGCGCACAATTCGGCGGTAAATATTTCTGCCACGACGTTCGCGTTATTCGCCTTCCTCGTCACGGCGCTTCATGCCCAGTAGGCATGGGCGTTTCTTGCTCTGCCGATCGTAATATCAAAGGCAAAATCACCAAAGAAGGCGTCTTCATTGAACAACTCGAAGAGCACCCAGAAACATTCCTTCCTGACACGTCTCACAACCCCGCTGAAAAAGTCGAAGTCATCGACATCGATCTAGATCAACCCATGGCAGATACTTTAGCGAAACTCAAAGATTCCCCAGTGATGACACGAGTCAACCTTTCTGGAACAATCATTGTCGCTCGTGATACCGCTCACGCCAAACTACAAGAACGTCTGGATGCAGGAGAAGATCTTCCCGATTACTTTAAACAATACCCAATATATTATGCGGGTCCCGCAAAAACTCCTGAAGGTCTTGCCTCTGGCTCATTTGGCCCCACAACGGCTCAGCGCATGGATCCCTATGTCGCACCTTTCCAAGCTGCCGGCGGGAGCATGATTATGTTGGCAAAAGGCAATCGCACCAAGCAAGTACGCGAAGCATGTGGCACTTATGGCGGTTTTTATCTCGGCTCTATTGGCGGACCAGCCGCCATCCTCGGCAGAGATGTCATCACCAAAGTCGAAGTTCAAGAATACGAAGAACTCGGCATGGAAGCCATTTGGAAAATCCAAGTGAAAGATTTTCCTGCTTTTGTGATCATCAACAACAAGGGCGAAGACTTCTTCGCAGGTATTTAA